A genomic region of Cannabis sativa cultivar Pink pepper isolate KNU-18-1 chromosome 1, ASM2916894v1, whole genome shotgun sequence contains the following coding sequences:
- the LOC133030573 gene encoding BEL1-like homeodomain protein 9, with amino-acid sequence MAEGFELFHVPQKVVRTENKLQYSAPLLFQTSPTPTTPRSQQPSLSIFPPNDAAFTFHNDQISLPSSNRHATPTNSPPPSSSSNPSQPLHRLFSDDMRNGVVSLRPLDRLSFPDSRLRSCVPLGPFTGYASILKRSSFLKPAQQLLEEFCGSGRRVWSEPTDDDLGCKYPTGVSDWVGYQFKNSRLIFMLDEVYKRCKLYCQQIQSVVRSFETVAGLGNAAPFVSSATRAISNHFGSLKNSIMDQLINSSSANAKNNASNSSRTSTAGFDYSNNNNNNNNTSGVKDDRISRLVWASKTGLARNPIHNLTNFPRSAWRSQRGLPEHAVAVLRKWLFEHFLHPYPTDSEKQMLAQQTGLSRTQVSNWFINSRVRLWKPMVEEIQDLQTQQQTTQSHSHTTMNCTPNATTPSLKSYVNNVGHSSSRNNINNSSGSMALNVNVQNSYEGESSPHSSHSSFSRPIGEGFNFVSTSTGEAVFKNWF; translated from the exons ATGGCGGAGGGTTTTGAACTTTTTCATGTACCCCAAAAGGTAGTGAGAACAGAAAATAAACTCCAATATTCTGCACCATTACTCTTCCAAACCAGTCCTACTCCTACTACTCCTCGCTCACAACAACCTTCACTCTCCATTTTCCCCCCAAACGACGCCGCTTTTACTTTTCACAATGACCAAATCTCATTACCGTCTTCTAATCGCCATGCAACGCCCACCAACTCACcaccaccatcatcatcatcgaaTCCATCACAACCCCTCCACCGACTTTTCTCCGACGACATGCGAAACGGTGTCGTTTCGTTACGGCCGCTGGATCGTTTGTCGTTTCCGGACTCTAGATTGAGAAGCTGCGTTCCATTGGGTCCGTTCACTGGCTACGCTTCTATTCTGAAGCGTTCGAGTTTTTTGAAGCCCGCACAACAACTTCTGGAGGAGTTTTGCGGGTCGGGTCGCAGGGTTTGGAGCGAACCAACGGACGATGATCTGGGTTGTAAATATCCGACTGGTGTGAGTGATTGGGTTGGGTATCAGTTTAAGAACTCGAGGCTAATTTTCATGCTGGATGAG gtTTACAAGAGATGCAAGCTATACTGCCAACAGATACAATCAGTGGTTAGGTCGTTTGAAACAGTGGCTGGGCTTGGAAACGCAGCACCGTTTGTCTCTTCTGCTACGAGAGCCATTTCAAACCACTTTGGTTCCTTGAAAAATTCCATTATGGACCAACTCATCAACTCCTCCTCTGCCAATGCCAAAAACAACGCAAGTAATAGTAGTCGTACTAGTACAGCTGGCTTTGATtactccaataataataataataataataatactagtGGTGTTAAAGATGATCGCATTTCGAGATTAGTTTGGGCATCTAAAACAGGCCTAGCTCGTAACCCAATTCACAACTTAACAAATTTTCCCCGTTCTGCTTGGCGATCCCAAAGAGGACTCCCTGAACACGCTGTTGCCGTACTCAGAAAATGGCTCTTTGAGCACTTCCTTCATCC GTATCCTACCGATTCGGAGAAGCAAATGCTGGCTCAACAAACTGGGCTATCAAGGACTCAA GTTTCGAATTGGTTTATAAACTCAAGGGTAAGGCTATGGAAGCCAATGGTTGAAGAAATACAGGATCTTCAAACACAGCAGCAAACTACTCAATCTCATTCACATACGACAATGAACTGTACTCCTAATGCTACTACTCCATCTCTTAAATCGTATGTTAATAATGTTGGTCACTCTTCTTCAAGGAATAATATTAACAACAGCTCAGGGTCGATGGCTTTGAATGTGAACGTACAAAATAGTTATGAGGGTGAGTCATCTCCACACTCCTCACACTCATCATTTTCCAGGCCCATTGGAGAAGGTTTTAACTTCGTTAGTACTAGTACTGGTGAAGCAGTTTTCAAGAACTGGTTTTGA